The Desmonostoc muscorum LEGE 12446 genome includes a region encoding these proteins:
- a CDS encoding WD40 repeat domain-containing protein has product MNSTTSKSKEFEQYYSGTLADYITAIAWSPQGQTLAATSAAGEVVLWNDGELTTLQTGHGKSVDCLAFSPDGKFLAVGGQDGQVKIWQGTELIATLENAPAWVDKLAWNYTSNQLAFSLGRYVQVWDADTREIVVTLNFDNSSVLGIDWRIDGEYLAIAGYQGVKIWHSQNWDEEPYILNTATVSLAMAWSPDGKFLASGNMDRSVTVLEWNNPDPWVMRGFPGKIRQLAWSQATTKVGAPILASSSVEGIVVWEKSEDDTLGWEARVLTNHVDVINAIAFAPKSFLLASAGADGWLCLWNEANEVSQIITGVSGGFSSLAWHPQGKLLAAGGEKGELVIWSKVLPG; this is encoded by the coding sequence ATGAACTCCACAACCAGCAAATCTAAGGAATTTGAACAATACTATTCAGGGACACTTGCAGATTATATAACTGCGATCGCTTGGTCACCCCAAGGTCAAACTTTAGCAGCAACTTCCGCAGCCGGAGAAGTAGTACTGTGGAATGATGGTGAACTGACAACCTTGCAAACTGGTCACGGTAAATCAGTAGATTGCCTTGCCTTTTCTCCAGATGGGAAATTTTTAGCTGTCGGTGGACAAGATGGACAAGTCAAAATTTGGCAGGGCACTGAATTAATCGCCACATTAGAAAATGCGCCTGCATGGGTTGACAAACTAGCTTGGAATTACACGAGTAACCAACTAGCTTTTAGTTTGGGGCGTTATGTGCAAGTGTGGGACGCAGATACTCGTGAAATTGTTGTCACATTGAATTTCGATAACTCATCAGTTTTGGGTATCGATTGGCGCATTGATGGCGAGTACCTAGCCATTGCTGGTTATCAAGGAGTCAAGATTTGGCACAGTCAAAACTGGGATGAGGAACCATACATCTTAAATACCGCTACCGTCAGCCTCGCAATGGCTTGGTCACCCGATGGTAAATTCCTCGCTTCTGGCAATATGGATCGTAGCGTCACCGTTTTGGAATGGAACAATCCCGATCCTTGGGTGATGCGGGGTTTCCCTGGTAAAATTCGCCAATTGGCATGGTCACAAGCTACTACGAAAGTGGGTGCGCCAATACTAGCATCCTCTAGTGTTGAAGGTATTGTGGTGTGGGAAAAGTCAGAAGATGATACCTTAGGTTGGGAAGCGCGAGTTTTAACTAATCATGTGGATGTGATTAATGCGATCGCCTTTGCACCTAAAAGCTTCCTTCTCGCTTCTGCTGGTGCTGATGGCTGGCTGTGTTTATGGAACGAAGCCAACGAAGTATCCCAAATAATTACAGGTGTCTCAGGAGGCTTTTCTAGCTTAGCTTGGCATCCCCAAGGCAAATTACTAGCCGCAGGCGGTGAGAAAGGCGAATTAGTTATTTGGTCAAAAGTTTTGCCAGGTTAG
- a CDS encoding iron uptake porin, with amino-acid sequence MQKFCQYLLVSPAVYSAMLFLSTAAFAGETSGTSQINQPEVLASPNTKIQNIAQNQTTAQVTSVSQLSDVQTTDWAFQALQSLVERYGCIAGYPNSTYRGNRALTRYEFAAGLNACLDRVNELIATATGDLVNKQDLATLQKLQEEFSAELATLRGRVDAVEARTSELEANQFSTTTKLQGQVVAVVSDVLSGNTVNGAEITDENTTLGVRARVEFVTSFTGQDTLFTRIQANNILSPNIGTPEGNLFFAGEDGTTSAAIDALYYKFPLGKKTQVIAIANAGAADDLTSTVNIFDGDGAFGALSTFGTRNPIYNQIGGAGLGLTYEFSEKLALSLGYLSGTANDPTPNNGLFNGSYGALAQLTVKPSDRISIGLTYINSYNQPLATGSNAATFQDIATIQSLPAEEVGFSSNSYGVQASIGITNNIVLGGWAGYTNTRSLRGNRGDVDIWNYAVTLGFPDLGTKGSLAGIIAGVEPRVTSSSLVGLAEDEDTSYHLEAFYQYKLSDNITITPGVIWLTSPDHNNDNDDVVIGALRTTFSF; translated from the coding sequence ATGCAAAAATTTTGTCAATATTTGCTAGTTAGTCCAGCAGTATACAGTGCAATGCTATTTCTTAGTACTGCTGCATTTGCAGGTGAAACATCCGGCACTTCCCAAATCAATCAACCAGAAGTTTTAGCTAGTCCAAACACCAAAATTCAGAACATAGCTCAAAATCAGACAACGGCGCAAGTTACCTCAGTGTCTCAGTTGTCAGATGTGCAAACCACAGACTGGGCTTTCCAAGCGTTGCAATCGCTTGTAGAACGCTATGGTTGTATTGCAGGCTACCCAAATAGCACTTATCGTGGGAATCGGGCACTGACGCGGTATGAATTTGCTGCTGGTTTGAATGCTTGTCTCGATCGCGTGAATGAACTAATTGCCACAGCCACAGGTGATTTAGTTAACAAACAAGATTTAGCCACATTACAAAAGCTACAAGAAGAGTTTTCCGCCGAACTAGCGACACTCCGGGGTCGTGTAGATGCAGTAGAAGCACGTACATCTGAATTGGAAGCGAATCAATTTTCTACTACAACCAAACTGCAAGGTCAAGTTGTTGCTGTTGTCAGCGATGTTTTGTCAGGAAATACAGTCAACGGTGCGGAAATTACAGACGAAAACACTACTTTAGGCGTAAGGGCGCGGGTAGAATTTGTTACCAGCTTTACAGGGCAAGATACGCTATTCACTAGAATCCAAGCAAATAATATTCTCAGCCCTAACATTGGTACACCAGAGGGCAATTTATTCTTTGCTGGTGAAGATGGTACTACTAGTGCTGCGATCGATGCACTGTATTACAAATTTCCCTTGGGCAAAAAGACACAAGTCATCGCCATTGCCAATGCAGGTGCAGCAGATGACCTGACTAGTACTGTCAATATCTTTGACGGTGATGGCGCCTTTGGTGCTTTGTCCACCTTTGGTACACGCAACCCAATTTATAACCAGATAGGCGGCGCAGGGTTGGGATTGACATACGAATTTAGCGAAAAATTAGCATTAAGTCTGGGGTATTTGAGTGGTACAGCTAATGACCCTACACCCAATAATGGTTTGTTCAATGGTTCTTATGGTGCCCTAGCACAGTTGACAGTTAAGCCAAGCGATCGCATTTCTATTGGTTTAACTTACATCAATTCTTACAACCAACCACTAGCCACAGGTAGCAATGCCGCAACCTTCCAAGATATAGCAACCATCCAGAGTTTACCAGCAGAAGAAGTAGGATTTTCCAGTAATTCTTACGGTGTGCAAGCATCCATTGGCATTACTAATAACATAGTTTTAGGTGGTTGGGCTGGATACACCAACACCCGAAGCTTGAGAGGAAACCGTGGAGACGTTGATATTTGGAACTATGCCGTTACCCTTGGCTTCCCCGACCTCGGTACAAAAGGTAGTTTAGCAGGTATTATTGCGGGTGTAGAACCTAGAGTCACGAGTTCTAGCCTCGTAGGATTAGCTGAAGATGAGGATACGTCTTATCATCTGGAAGCATTCTACCAATATAAGCTCAGTGATAATATCACCATTACTCCAGGAGTCATTTGGCTAACATCCCCAGATCATAACAATGACAACGATGATGTTGTTATTGGTGCATTGAGAACCACATTCAGTTTCTAA
- a CDS encoding CobW family GTP-binding protein, with product MVADVITNSVPVTVLTGYLGAGKTTLLNHILTYEHGKKVAVIVNEFGEVGIDNQLIIDADEEIFEMNNGCICCTVRGDLIRIIGNLMKRRDKFDHLVIETTGLADPAPVIQTFFVDEDLQSQLSLDAVVTVVDAKHIWQHWDADEAQEQIAFADVILLNKTDLVAPEQLDELEKRIRSMNAMAKIYRTRNSELEMDALLGVKAFDLDRALEIDPNFLGEDAHEHDESVFSIALVEKGAVDGEKLNAWLSELLRTQGPDIFRMKGILNIAGEENRFVFQGVHMIFDGRPDRPWKPSETPKNELVFIGRNLDAERLKQDFLACLV from the coding sequence ATGGTGGCTGACGTAATCACAAATTCAGTTCCCGTTACTGTTCTTACAGGTTATTTGGGAGCAGGTAAAACGACTCTACTTAATCACATCCTCACCTACGAACACGGCAAAAAAGTTGCTGTGATTGTCAATGAATTTGGGGAAGTGGGCATTGATAATCAACTAATTATCGATGCCGATGAAGAAATATTTGAAATGAATAACGGCTGCATCTGTTGTACAGTGCGCGGCGATTTAATTCGCATCATTGGCAATTTGATGAAGCGCCGAGATAAATTTGACCATTTAGTAATTGAAACAACTGGATTAGCTGACCCCGCACCAGTAATTCAGACATTTTTTGTTGATGAAGACTTGCAAAGTCAACTATCTTTAGATGCCGTGGTGACAGTCGTAGATGCCAAGCATATCTGGCAGCACTGGGATGCAGACGAAGCCCAAGAACAGATTGCCTTTGCCGATGTAATTTTACTTAATAAAACAGATTTGGTAGCGCCAGAACAATTAGACGAATTAGAAAAGCGAATTCGGTCAATGAATGCTATGGCAAAAATCTACCGTACCCGCAACTCTGAATTAGAAATGGATGCTTTATTAGGTGTAAAAGCATTTGATTTAGATCGGGCATTAGAAATAGATCCAAATTTCTTAGGAGAAGATGCCCACGAACATGATGAAAGCGTTTTTTCTATAGCTTTAGTAGAAAAAGGTGCAGTCGATGGAGAAAAATTAAACGCTTGGCTTTCTGAATTACTGCGTACCCAAGGACCAGATATTTTCCGGATGAAAGGCATATTAAACATTGCTGGAGAAGAAAATAGATTTGTGTTCCAAGGAGTGCATATGATATTTGATGGGAGACCCGATCGCCCCTGGAAACCCAGCGAAACTCCGAAAAACGAACTAGTATTTATCGGTCGCAACCTTGACGCAGAGAGACTTAAGCAAGATTTTCTTGCTTGTTTGGTATAA
- a CDS encoding metal ABC transporter ATP-binding protein has protein sequence MTNNIAILKVEGLTVYQGSYLAVRDVSFELLSGTDTAIVGPNGAGKSTLIKAVLDLIPRSAGTIEILDRPIAKLGRLRHLLGYMPQNFIFDRSFPISVKELVGLGWTSEGKKGDSFLSKLQRQDREKSLAVTEALRRTDAYHLQHQAIGTLSGGQLKRVLLAYCLVKQRKLLVLDEAFAGVDVQGAADFYALLNELKREEGWTVLQVSHDIDMVSRHCDRVLCLNQTIVCTGVPEIALSPQNLLATYGPGFSRYQHDHN, from the coding sequence ATGACTAATAATATTGCTATTTTGAAAGTAGAAGGATTAACTGTTTATCAAGGCAGTTATCTAGCTGTACGAGATGTTTCCTTTGAATTGTTGTCAGGAACAGATACAGCTATAGTTGGCCCCAATGGTGCTGGTAAAAGTACTCTGATAAAAGCCGTTTTAGATTTGATACCTCGAAGTGCTGGTACGATTGAAATATTAGATCGTCCAATTGCGAAGCTGGGGCGTTTACGTCACTTGTTGGGCTATATGCCGCAAAACTTCATTTTTGACCGCAGCTTTCCGATTTCTGTTAAGGAATTGGTGGGACTAGGATGGACAAGTGAAGGGAAAAAGGGAGATTCATTTTTATCAAAGTTGCAAAGACAAGACCGAGAAAAATCGTTAGCAGTAACAGAAGCTTTACGGCGAACTGATGCTTATCATTTACAGCATCAAGCTATTGGTACTCTTAGCGGTGGTCAGTTGAAGCGGGTGTTGTTGGCTTATTGTTTGGTGAAACAACGGAAATTGTTAGTACTAGATGAAGCCTTTGCTGGGGTTGATGTACAAGGTGCCGCAGATTTTTACGCTTTGCTAAATGAATTAAAGCGGGAAGAGGGTTGGACAGTATTGCAAGTTTCCCATGATATTGATATGGTAAGCCGTCATTGCGATCGCGTGCTTTGCCTGAATCAAACCATTGTTTGCACAGGAGTGCCAGAAATTGCCCTTTCACCACAAAATCTTCTAGCAACCTACGGCCCAGGATTCAGCCGCTACCAGCACGATCATAATTGA
- a CDS encoding Rqc2 family fibronectin-binding protein, translating into MTSFLFASVTREQTSFCPKSNGLALVAIEAIAPWERVIDLQFARRPGETALYHVYVEVMGKYSNVILTDASNIIITAAHQVSQQQSSVRPIQTGQPYETPPKLTGTIPNLSESQERWQERVSLVPGAIKRQLLKSYSGLSAALLETMLLAANIPPETSTDTLQREDWQRLFERWQEWLQALDSSKFQPAWTKDGYTVMGWSGVESVKNTQELLNRYYTDQLNQQLFSQLRHQLSQKLNNILAKLRNKAQTFKTRLQQSDRADEYRQKADLLMAHLQNWEPGMKEIIIPDFESNEPVAIALQPDKNAVQNAQSLYKQHQKLKRARSAVEPLLLEVQTEIDYLEQVEAAIAQIDNYQTPEDLQALEEIREELIGQKYLEDPEYRNRSSNEAPSTNFHRYLTPSGFEVLIGRNNRQNDQLTFRVAGDYDLWFHAQEIPGSHVLLRLEPGAVAEEADLQFVANLAAYYSRGRQSDQVPVVYTQLKHVYKPKGAKPGIAIYKQETILWGKPQLVISH; encoded by the coding sequence ATGACTAGTTTTTTGTTCGCGAGTGTGACTCGCGAACAAACTTCTTTTTGTCCAAAGTCCAATGGTTTAGCCTTAGTGGCAATTGAAGCGATCGCTCCTTGGGAACGCGTGATTGATTTACAATTTGCTCGGCGTCCTGGAGAAACCGCCCTGTATCATGTGTATGTGGAAGTTATGGGCAAGTATAGCAACGTCATTCTCACCGACGCTAGCAATATAATAATCACAGCTGCCCATCAAGTCAGTCAGCAACAATCTAGTGTCCGTCCCATCCAAACCGGACAACCTTACGAAACACCACCAAAACTTACTGGGACTATTCCTAATTTGAGTGAATCTCAAGAACGCTGGCAAGAACGGGTAAGTTTAGTACCAGGAGCAATCAAGCGGCAATTACTCAAAAGTTATAGTGGTTTAAGTGCTGCACTGTTAGAGACAATGTTGTTAGCAGCAAATATCCCACCAGAAACATCCACCGATACCCTCCAACGTGAAGATTGGCAAAGATTGTTTGAGCGTTGGCAAGAATGGCTGCAAGCGTTGGATTCAAGTAAATTTCAACCTGCTTGGACAAAAGATGGCTACACAGTAATGGGTTGGAGTGGAGTAGAAAGCGTCAAAAATACCCAAGAATTACTCAACCGTTACTATACTGACCAACTCAATCAACAATTATTTTCCCAATTGCGCCATCAGTTGAGTCAGAAATTGAATAATATTTTGGCGAAATTACGCAACAAAGCTCAAACCTTCAAAACACGCTTACAGCAATCAGATCGAGCCGATGAATATCGTCAAAAAGCTGATTTATTAATGGCTCACCTGCAAAACTGGGAACCTGGGATGAAAGAGATAATTATCCCAGATTTTGAGAGTAATGAGCCAGTAGCGATCGCTCTCCAACCGGATAAAAATGCCGTCCAAAATGCCCAAAGTCTTTACAAACAGCACCAAAAACTCAAACGCGCTCGTTCTGCTGTGGAACCGCTACTTTTAGAAGTGCAGACAGAAATTGACTATTTAGAACAAGTAGAAGCTGCGATCGCTCAGATTGACAACTACCAAACACCAGAAGATTTGCAAGCTTTAGAAGAAATCCGCGAAGAACTCATTGGGCAAAAGTATCTAGAAGATCCAGAATACCGCAACCGCAGCAGCAATGAAGCCCCCAGCACCAACTTTCATCGTTACCTTACTCCCAGCGGCTTTGAAGTATTAATCGGTCGCAACAATCGCCAAAATGACCAATTAACTTTTCGTGTAGCTGGAGATTATGACCTCTGGTTCCACGCTCAAGAAATTCCGGGTAGCCATGTGCTGCTACGTCTTGAACCCGGTGCTGTTGCAGAAGAAGCTGATTTGCAATTCGTAGCGAATCTTGCCGCTTACTACAGTCGCGGCCGTCAGAGTGACCAAGTGCCAGTAGTATACACTCAGCTAAAACACGTCTACAAACCCAAAGGAGCAAAACCGGGAATTGCCATTTATAAGCAAGAGACCATCCTTTGGGGAAAACCGCAATTAGTCATTAGTCATTAG
- a CDS encoding NF041680 family putative transposase: protein MAMPKFNNNQLIAQFQDFRQKIYNCFSSCSDACMDLLDALAGNTGANSIAELSLSPLFPRSYNSIYKAIQKSFNTNIQEKNNEEEEQEEQEKPNNLIRVVSELIKQPQQRPFYLFALDTTPHPRPYARTLAERGYIYQPNTIKGNKPINIGHSYSILSILPEKETGNAAPWSIPISGERVSLDKTGVDVGSEQISSVMSDSSLPWQEKLCVLVADSAYSQRSFLFDQSKHKNVVVIARVRSNRIFYQSPPVDESKKKRGCPKKYGERFNLADVETWHSPDETTQIQQTTCKGRLLNITILAWHQMLMRGTKHQKMYCHPFTLLRIHVTDDTNQSLWKPMWLIVIGEQRGEISPTVANHCYRQRFDIEHMLRFSKQRLLMTQFQTPDVLHEENWIHLVILAYVQLWAARELATHLPRPWERYLEQNNDKIATPSVVQRDFQRIISEIGTPARSPKTRGNSIGRVQGQVQTQRTKHPVVKKKSKSTLAKVKAA from the coding sequence ATGGCTATGCCAAAATTTAATAACAATCAATTAATAGCGCAATTTCAAGATTTTAGACAAAAAATTTACAACTGTTTTTCTTCATGTAGCGACGCCTGTATGGATTTGTTGGATGCGCTTGCGGGTAATACGGGAGCCAATTCAATTGCGGAGTTATCTTTAAGTCCTTTGTTTCCCAGAAGCTATAATTCTATTTATAAAGCAATTCAAAAATCATTTAATACAAATATTCAGGAGAAGAACAATGAAGAAGAAGAACAAGAAGAACAAGAAAAACCCAATAACTTAATTAGGGTGGTATCTGAGTTAATTAAGCAACCACAACAACGCCCTTTTTACTTATTCGCTCTTGATACAACACCGCATCCGCGTCCTTACGCGAGGACTTTAGCTGAACGTGGGTATATTTACCAGCCAAATACTATCAAGGGTAACAAACCGATTAATATTGGTCATTCTTATTCGATACTTTCTATCTTACCAGAGAAAGAAACTGGGAATGCCGCCCCTTGGTCAATACCAATATCAGGAGAAAGGGTATCACTTGATAAAACTGGTGTTGATGTGGGTAGTGAACAAATTTCCTCAGTAATGTCTGATTCATCACTGCCCTGGCAGGAAAAATTGTGCGTCTTAGTAGCAGATAGCGCCTATAGTCAGCGTTCATTTCTGTTTGACCAATCCAAACACAAAAATGTGGTAGTGATAGCCAGAGTTCGTAGTAATCGAATTTTCTACCAATCTCCACCCGTTGATGAGTCAAAGAAAAAACGTGGTTGTCCAAAAAAATACGGTGAACGGTTTAATTTAGCTGATGTTGAAACTTGGCACTCTCCCGACGAGACAACACAAATTCAGCAGACAACCTGTAAGGGTCGTCTTTTAAACATCACCATACTCGCTTGGCATCAAATGTTGATGAGGGGAACCAAGCACCAAAAAATGTATTGTCATCCTTTTACTCTGCTCAGAATTCATGTGACTGATGATACTAATCAATCTCTCTGGAAACCAATGTGGTTAATTGTCATAGGTGAGCAACGTGGAGAAATCTCACCTACGGTTGCAAACCATTGCTATAGACAAAGGTTTGATATTGAACACATGCTGCGATTTAGCAAGCAGCGTTTGTTGATGACGCAGTTTCAAACTCCAGATGTTTTGCATGAGGAAAATTGGATACATTTAGTAATCCTAGCTTACGTACAGTTGTGGGCGGCAAGGGAGTTAGCAACACACTTACCCAGGCCATGGGAGCGTTATTTAGAACAAAACAATGATAAAATTGCCACTCCAAGTGTAGTGCAACGCGATTTTCAGAGAATTATTTCAGAGATTGGTACACCCGCTCGTTCTCCCAAAACCAGAGGAAATTCCATCGGTCGAGTTCAAGGTCAAGTTCAAACACAACGAACTAAGCATCCTGTTGTCAAGAAGAAGTCAAAATCAACACTCGCTAAAGTCAAAGCCGCATAA
- a CDS encoding metal ABC transporter substrate-binding protein produces MGNCRGFRIGRQRNGIVSLIALLILSMAAGCSESNQNQGTTIQQSPQAQEAASTPTAQPGKTKVVTTFLPIYLFTKAVAGNVADVEILVPPGTEVHEYQATPENVKAIATANVLVKNGLGLEEFLKDTVKNAQNSKLTEIDASIGIKPLNEISPVVKTDKNEEDHDHEHAQGNPHVWLDPVLAKQQVTNIRDGLIAADPGNKATYEANAAAYIKELDSLNSEFQQTLQKTPSCTFVTFHDAFPYLAKRYNLKQVAVVEIPEDQLSPTDVQNAINAVKKYKVKALFSEPGVDNKLLTSLSKDLKLSLRTLDSLETGQTDPQHYFQAMKANLQTIETSCK; encoded by the coding sequence ATGGGGAATTGCAGAGGATTTAGAATAGGCAGACAACGAAACGGCATTGTGTCATTAATTGCTCTGCTAATATTGTCAATGGCTGCTGGCTGTAGCGAATCGAATCAGAATCAAGGAACAACTATCCAACAGTCACCACAAGCACAGGAGGCTGCGTCTACCCCAACAGCGCAACCGGGAAAAACTAAAGTAGTGACGACATTTTTGCCGATATATTTGTTTACCAAGGCGGTAGCTGGAAATGTAGCAGATGTAGAAATTTTAGTGCCACCTGGTACGGAGGTACATGAATACCAAGCGACACCAGAAAATGTCAAAGCGATCGCCACAGCCAATGTATTAGTAAAAAATGGTTTAGGGTTGGAGGAATTTTTGAAAGATACTGTCAAAAATGCCCAAAATTCCAAATTAACTGAAATTGATGCAAGTATTGGTATTAAACCCTTAAATGAAATTTCACCTGTTGTGAAAACGGATAAAAACGAAGAAGATCATGACCACGAACACGCCCAAGGTAATCCTCACGTTTGGTTAGATCCAGTTTTGGCAAAACAGCAAGTAACCAATATTCGGGATGGGTTAATTGCTGCTGACCCAGGGAATAAAGCTACTTATGAAGCTAATGCTGCGGCTTATATTAAAGAATTAGACAGTTTAAACAGCGAATTTCAGCAGACATTACAAAAAACTCCAAGTTGCACCTTCGTGACCTTTCATGATGCGTTTCCATACTTAGCCAAACGCTACAACCTCAAGCAAGTTGCTGTGGTAGAAATTCCCGAAGATCAACTTTCACCAACGGATGTACAAAATGCAATTAATGCTGTAAAAAAGTACAAAGTTAAAGCCTTATTTAGCGAACCTGGAGTAGATAATAAATTGCTGACTAGTCTTTCAAAAGACTTGAAGTTAAGTTTGCGTACTTTGGATTCTCTGGAAACTGGACAAACAGATCCACAGCATTATTTCCAAGCGATGAAAGCTAACTTACAAACTATAGAAACGTCGTGTAAATAG